A portion of the Rhinolophus sinicus isolate RSC01 linkage group LG03, ASM3656204v1, whole genome shotgun sequence genome contains these proteins:
- the POU5F2 gene encoding POU domain, class 5, transcription factor 2 — MAGLRPSNLSPLPVSGGSGSTGPVPVQADTPIWLSARAATGSLIVRPGVQPGICPGPEMWGVPLGPPPYEFLSGMVPCGPRIGAGKAGPWFQSPSESAFHWPYIVLRCIPKSALPEDVSAMEKEMEQLAKELRQRRMILGYSQADVGFAVGALCGKVLSQTTICRFEAQQLSLANMWKLRPLLKMWLEEVDTKNLLGLCRMEMILQQARKRRQASRERRIGNSLEKLFLQCPKPTPQQISFIAGQLRLQKDLVQVWFYNRSKMGSLPANDCFPPEEVGVARPPFPGEPMCFPLASGLHFSPPNYGGPYFTPLYSAAPFPEGGTLLSAPSTTVGLPRLSN; from the coding sequence ATGGCCGGACTCAGGCCCTCAAACTTGTCCCCCCTGCCGGTTAGTGGTGGGAGTGGATCCACAGGGCCAGTGCCGGTGCAGGCTGACACTCCGATCTGGTTGAGCGCTCGGGCGGCCACCGGCAGCCTGATAGTCCGGCCTGGGGTCCAGCCGGGGATCTGCCCCGGCCCTGAGATGTGGGGGGTGCCCTTGGGGCCCCCACCCTACGAATTCCTGAGCGGGATGGTACCCTGCGGGCCCCGGATCGGAGCTGGCAAGGCGGGGCCCTGGTTCCAGAGCCCCTCGGAGAGCGCCTTCCACTGGCCCTACATCGTCCTGCGGTGCATCCCAAAGTCGGCGCTGCCAGAGGACGTTTCGGCCATGGAGAAAGAGATGGAGCAGCTGGCCAAGGAGCTGAGACAGAGGAGGATGATCCTTGGATACTCGCAGGCCGACGTGGGGTTCGCTGTGGGCGCCCTTTGTGGAAAGGTCCTTAGCCAGACGACCATCTGCCGCTTTGAGGCCCAGCAGCTCAGTCTCGCCAACATGTGGAAGCTGCGACCACTGCTGAAAATGTGGCTAGAGGAAGTGGACACCAAGAACCTTCTGGGCTTATGCAGAATGGAGATGATCCTGCAACAGGCTCGGAAGCGGAGACAGGCAAGCAGGGAGAGACGCATCGGAAACAGCCTGGAGAAACTCTTCCTGCAGTGCCCGAAGCCCACACCCCAGCAAATCAGCTTCATCGCTGGGCAGCTCCGGCTGCAGAAGGACTTGGTCCAAGTTTGGTTCTATAACCGGAGCAAGATGGGCAGTCTGCCAGCCAATGATTGCTTCCCAcctgaggaggtgggggtggccaGGCCTCCTTTCCCAGGGGAACCAATGTGCTTTCCCCTAGCATCGGGGCTCCATTTTAGTCCCCCCAACTATGGGGGACCCTACTTTACACCCTTGTACTCCGCAGCCCCTTTCCCCGAGGGAGGAACCCTCCTCTCCGCCCCCTCCACCACTGTGGGCCTCCCCAGGCTTTCCAACTGA